A single genomic interval of Granulicella tundricola MP5ACTX9 harbors:
- a CDS encoding TonB-dependent receptor, with protein sequence MRIISRNSSISLIALLSFAATPIFASLLAPSAAAQAATANSGTISGTVTDPSGAAVQGASVVLTNSNSGYTRTVTTGPDGAYQFANIPFNPYRVVIVMPGFSTSDNVLRIHTSVPIVLKTALTVASAGEQVTVEAGGELLDNDPTAHTDIEREVFTKLPIESVSSGLSSLITLAAPGVSADSNGLIHGLGDHAENAFYEDGQPMTDQQSKVFSNQLPISAIQSLEIIAGAPPAEYGEKTSLVATISTRSGQGLTKPRGNITASYGAFGSSTGSADLSFGGARYGNFTAVDLLQSGRFLDPAEFSVFHDKGNQENVFDRVDFQPTKQDSFHLNGNYTRSWFQTPNSYDNLNLTDQFGTPIANTDQRSKIGTLNIAPSLTHIINDQSIVTGILWVRRDHYNYYPSKNPFSDLGPIQQETISQDRDLTNSGARIDYNYVKGVNNIKIGGTYQQTLLNEKFNLGIVSPTLNSPCVDVTGAPVSGATSPFQCIAFGELPNPAFNPLLGCYDLTRPTPGAADGCATGAAAQSFRFQGHTDVKLLSFYGQDAITKGNFNISFGLRGDLYNGLAISKQVEPRAGIAYHVKPTSTILRVSYARSMETPFNENLILSSTGCNSPVISALVPCVPAAFNPGFRNEFHAGFEQAAGKHLVITADYLWKYTHDGYDFSVLGATPITFPIEWHNSKISGFDLRANVPDYHGLTAFVVMSSVAARFFPPQIGGLGATQTGGSPFRIDHDEKFNETTHIQYQYKKQGPFMSFNWRYDSGEVAGGVPFATTTTTPVDLTGLTSDEQQQAGLYCGNVKATLGHPLTTCAPGLYHSSLVSIPAPGTENDDHNPPRIAPRNLFDLSIGQDNLFPKLMHSDDHRFSATLTVINLANKYALYNFLSTFSGTHYVTPRALTAEIGYHF encoded by the coding sequence ATGCGCATCATCTCGCGCAACTCATCCATCTCTCTCATCGCGCTGCTGTCCTTCGCCGCGACCCCCATCTTCGCCTCACTCCTCGCTCCGTCCGCCGCAGCCCAGGCCGCCACCGCAAACTCTGGCACCATCTCCGGCACCGTCACAGATCCCAGCGGGGCAGCCGTCCAGGGCGCAAGCGTCGTCCTCACCAACTCGAACTCCGGCTACACCCGCACCGTCACCACCGGCCCCGACGGCGCCTACCAGTTCGCCAACATCCCCTTCAATCCCTACCGCGTCGTCATCGTCATGCCCGGCTTCTCCACCAGCGATAACGTCCTCCGCATCCACACCTCCGTTCCTATCGTCCTCAAGACCGCCCTGACCGTCGCCTCCGCAGGCGAGCAGGTCACGGTCGAAGCGGGAGGGGAACTGCTCGACAACGACCCCACCGCCCACACTGACATCGAGCGCGAGGTCTTCACCAAGCTCCCCATCGAGTCCGTCTCCTCCGGCCTCAGCTCCCTCATCACCCTCGCCGCCCCCGGCGTCTCCGCAGACTCCAACGGCCTCATCCACGGCCTCGGCGACCACGCCGAAAACGCCTTCTACGAAGACGGTCAGCCCATGACCGACCAGCAGAGCAAGGTCTTCTCCAACCAGCTCCCCATCTCCGCCATCCAGTCGCTTGAGATCATCGCCGGAGCCCCACCCGCCGAGTACGGTGAAAAAACCTCCCTCGTCGCCACCATCAGCACCCGCTCCGGCCAGGGCCTCACCAAGCCGCGCGGCAACATCACCGCCTCCTACGGTGCCTTCGGCTCCAGCACCGGCTCAGCCGACCTCTCCTTCGGCGGCGCACGCTACGGCAACTTCACCGCCGTCGACCTTCTCCAGTCCGGCCGCTTCCTCGATCCCGCAGAGTTCTCCGTCTTCCACGACAAGGGCAACCAGGAAAACGTCTTCGATCGTGTCGACTTCCAGCCCACCAAGCAGGACTCCTTCCACCTCAACGGAAACTACACCCGTTCCTGGTTCCAGACCCCCAACTCCTACGACAACCTCAACCTCACCGATCAGTTCGGCACCCCCATCGCCAACACCGACCAGCGCTCGAAGATCGGCACCCTCAATATCGCCCCCTCGCTGACCCACATCATCAACGACCAGTCCATCGTCACCGGCATCCTCTGGGTCCGTCGCGATCACTACAACTACTACCCCAGCAAGAACCCCTTCTCGGACCTCGGCCCCATCCAGCAGGAGACCATCTCGCAGGATCGCGACCTCACCAACTCCGGCGCGCGCATCGACTACAACTACGTCAAGGGCGTCAACAACATCAAGATCGGCGGCACCTACCAGCAGACGCTGCTCAATGAGAAGTTCAACCTCGGCATCGTCTCCCCCACCCTCAACTCCCCCTGCGTAGACGTCACCGGAGCACCCGTCAGCGGCGCAACCTCACCCTTCCAGTGCATCGCCTTCGGAGAGCTCCCCAATCCCGCCTTCAACCCACTCCTCGGCTGCTATGACCTCACCCGACCCACCCCCGGCGCGGCAGATGGCTGCGCCACCGGAGCCGCGGCACAGTCCTTCCGCTTCCAGGGCCACACCGACGTCAAGCTCCTCTCCTTCTATGGTCAGGACGCCATCACCAAGGGCAACTTCAACATCAGCTTCGGCCTCCGCGGCGATCTCTACAACGGTCTCGCCATCTCCAAACAGGTAGAACCCCGCGCCGGCATCGCCTACCACGTCAAACCCACCTCCACCATCCTCCGCGTCTCCTACGCCCGTTCCATGGAGACGCCCTTCAACGAGAACCTCATCCTCTCCAGCACCGGTTGCAACTCCCCCGTCATCTCCGCCCTGGTCCCATGCGTCCCCGCCGCCTTCAACCCCGGCTTCCGCAACGAGTTCCACGCAGGCTTTGAACAGGCAGCAGGGAAGCACCTCGTCATCACCGCCGATTATCTGTGGAAGTACACCCATGACGGCTACGACTTCTCCGTCCTCGGCGCAACCCCCATCACCTTCCCCATCGAGTGGCACAACTCCAAGATCAGCGGCTTTGACCTCCGCGCCAACGTCCCCGACTACCACGGCCTCACCGCCTTCGTCGTCATGTCGTCCGTAGCCGCCCGCTTCTTCCCACCCCAGATCGGCGGCCTCGGAGCCACCCAGACCGGCGGCTCGCCCTTCCGCATCGATCACGACGAGAAGTTCAACGAGACCACTCACATCCAGTACCAGTACAAGAAGCAAGGCCCGTTCATGAGCTTCAACTGGCGCTATGACAGCGGTGAAGTAGCCGGAGGCGTCCCCTTCGCCACCACCACCACCACCCCCGTCGATCTCACCGGCCTCACCTCAGACGAGCAGCAGCAAGCCGGCCTCTACTGCGGCAACGTCAAAGCCACCCTCGGCCACCCCCTCACCACCTGCGCCCCCGGCCTCTATCACTCGTCCCTCGTCAGCATCCCCGCCCCCGGCACGGAAAACGACGACCACAACCCCCCGCGCATCGCCCCCCGCAACCTCTTCGATCTCTCCATCGGCCAGGACAATCTCTTCCCCAAACTCATGCACAGCGACGACCACCGCTTCAGCGCGACTCTCACCGTCATCAACCTCGCCAACAAGTACGCCCTTTACAACTTCCTCTCCACCTTCAGCGGCACCCACTACGTAACCCCCCGCGCCCTCACCGCTGAAATCGGCTACCACTTCTAA
- a CDS encoding Fur family transcriptional regulator: protein MAIQPRNTKQKEAIRSVFTEAGRPLSHDEALTLSQEIVDGLSIATIYRNINVLVEEKWLSPVEIPGDTTRYEIAGKEHHHHFQCNTCGKLFDLQGCGIEWKAKLPKGFRTTGHEFFVYGLCSTCS from the coding sequence ATGGCTATCCAACCCCGCAATACGAAGCAGAAAGAGGCAATCCGGTCCGTTTTCACGGAGGCCGGCAGACCACTCTCCCACGATGAGGCGTTGACGCTGTCGCAGGAGATCGTGGACGGGCTGAGCATTGCGACGATCTACCGGAACATCAATGTGCTGGTGGAGGAGAAGTGGCTTTCGCCGGTAGAGATTCCGGGCGATACGACCCGGTACGAGATTGCGGGTAAGGAGCATCACCACCACTTTCAATGCAATACGTGCGGCAAGCTGTTCGACCTGCAGGGCTGTGGGATTGAGTGGAAGGCGAAGCTGCCGAAGGGTTTCCGTACGACCGGGCATGAATTCTTCGTGTATGGGCTTTGCAGTACCTGTAGCTGA
- a CDS encoding oligosaccharide flippase family protein yields MEEIVDDVIVVEAPQIEMASLESKALNATLWTILSYGAAQGLRVVNSLVLTRLLLPEAFGELSLVMTLIVGMTLLSDLGLEPSIIQSKHGDEPLFLNTAWTLQAMRGCVLWLVAVALAWPAAKFYHDPQLVYVLPVLALTTILNGFNSVGLFTLARHMGVRRLFALDFSTQILTLAVTVTWAYYRPSVWALVVGSLFAATYRLVLSHQKKIVPGVRNRLCWDKASIHEIVRFGKWIVLGTAFFFFASQADRLILGKLVSLTMLGIYLIAFQISDIPRSVIGALSSQVGYPFVAKIIHLPMAEFRAQFLKYRAYGLLIGAALLAAMIVWGNLLILKLYPVRYHEGAWIIPVLAAGLWHTMLYNTTRPVLFSLGKSSYNAYGNAAYCVAILAGIPVAYHFYGLVGAVVAVAAGDLPLYVVTQFGATREGMKPLWQDLQLTIALLGMIAIFFGLRRAF; encoded by the coding sequence ATGGAAGAGATCGTAGACGACGTGATCGTGGTGGAAGCGCCGCAGATTGAGATGGCCTCGCTGGAATCAAAGGCGCTCAACGCGACGCTGTGGACGATCTTGTCTTATGGGGCGGCGCAGGGGCTGAGGGTCGTCAACAGTCTGGTGCTGACGCGGTTGCTGCTGCCGGAGGCGTTTGGCGAGCTATCGCTGGTGATGACGCTGATTGTGGGGATGACGCTGCTGTCCGATTTGGGGTTGGAGCCGAGCATCATCCAAAGCAAGCATGGGGATGAACCACTTTTTTTGAATACGGCGTGGACGCTGCAGGCGATGCGCGGATGCGTGCTTTGGCTGGTGGCCGTGGCGTTGGCATGGCCGGCTGCGAAGTTCTATCACGATCCGCAACTGGTGTACGTGCTGCCGGTGCTGGCGCTGACGACAATTTTGAATGGCTTCAACAGCGTGGGGCTGTTTACGTTGGCGCGGCATATGGGGGTCAGGCGGCTGTTTGCGCTGGACTTCAGCACGCAGATCCTGACGCTGGCGGTGACGGTGACGTGGGCTTACTATCGGCCGTCTGTGTGGGCGCTGGTGGTGGGGAGTCTTTTTGCTGCGACTTACCGGCTGGTGCTGAGTCATCAGAAGAAGATTGTGCCTGGGGTGCGGAACAGGCTGTGCTGGGATAAGGCTTCGATCCACGAGATTGTGCGGTTTGGGAAGTGGATCGTGCTGGGGACGGCGTTCTTCTTCTTTGCCTCGCAGGCGGACCGGTTGATCCTGGGCAAACTGGTGAGCCTGACGATGCTGGGGATCTACCTGATTGCGTTTCAGATCTCCGACATTCCGCGGTCTGTGATTGGGGCGCTTTCGTCGCAGGTGGGCTATCCGTTTGTGGCGAAGATCATTCATTTGCCGATGGCGGAGTTTCGGGCGCAATTTCTGAAGTACAGGGCTTATGGATTGCTGATTGGTGCGGCGCTGCTGGCGGCGATGATCGTGTGGGGTAACCTGCTGATTCTGAAGCTTTACCCGGTGAGGTATCACGAGGGGGCTTGGATCATTCCGGTGCTGGCGGCGGGGCTTTGGCACACGATGCTCTACAACACGACTCGGCCGGTGCTGTTTTCTCTGGGGAAATCAAGCTACAACGCTTATGGGAATGCGGCTTATTGCGTGGCGATCCTGGCGGGGATACCGGTGGCGTATCACTTCTATGGGCTGGTTGGGGCCGTGGTTGCGGTGGCCGCGGGAGACCTTCCGCTGTATGTGGTGACGCAGTTTGGGGCTACGCGTGAGGGGATGAAGCCGCTGTGGCAGGATCTGCAGTTGACGATTGCGCTTCTTGGGATGATCGCGATCTTTTTTGGTTTGCGCCGGGCCTTTTAG
- a CDS encoding amino acid adenylation domain-containing protein, translating into MTQLNAVRDEEMKVAVGGSLGSLFEQARMRHGARVAVSMGADAVTYEALGARADAVAAGLARRGVGRGAVVAILMERSVDLVAAMLGVVKAGAAYLPIDPAYPEARVAETLADARPMVVIGKGGVSVEELAAGAGGEVAGEGAGAEDLAYIIYTSGSTGKPKGVMVSHGNVARLFSATDGWFHFDENDVWTMFHSFSFDFSVWEMWGPLLTGGRLVIVPFGVSRSPEDFYALLADEGVTVLNQTPSAFNLLVQAEGRVGRKPLALRTVIFGGEALNLRALKPWFERHGDQRPELVNMYGITETTVHVTYRRITAEDAERETDSLIGEAIPDLQLHLLDGELKPVAVGETGEICVGGAGVALGYLNRAELTAERFVDDPFVSGGVSGAKMYRSGDLAKRREDGELVYMGRADRQVKVNGFRIELGEIEAALVEFAGVAQACVVPLMGDGGVQRLAAYFVAASVDVDAKTVSKWLAERLPVHMRPAFYTAVTGIPLNGNGKVDRDALPLPEAMTSSLPDAPRLAPGSSMEEHVAAIWRQVLKTQAVGMDDNFFDIGGSSLMLIGVRSALAEELKRAIPITWMFECTTVRTLAARLGAGRETVTADAGNAADKARRQRDSFARAKALRSVAR; encoded by the coding sequence ATGACGCAGTTGAATGCCGTACGCGACGAGGAGATGAAAGTGGCCGTTGGGGGCTCGCTGGGGTCGCTGTTTGAACAGGCTCGTATGCGGCATGGGGCGCGGGTTGCGGTTTCGATGGGTGCGGATGCTGTGACGTATGAGGCGCTGGGGGCGCGGGCGGATGCTGTTGCCGCAGGGCTGGCGCGGAGGGGCGTGGGACGCGGGGCGGTGGTGGCGATTTTGATGGAGCGGTCTGTTGATCTGGTCGCGGCCATGCTGGGAGTGGTGAAGGCCGGGGCGGCTTATCTGCCGATCGATCCGGCTTACCCTGAGGCGAGGGTGGCGGAGACGCTGGCGGATGCGCGGCCGATGGTGGTGATCGGCAAGGGTGGGGTTTCGGTGGAGGAGCTTGCTGCCGGTGCTGGGGGCGAGGTTGCTGGTGAGGGTGCTGGTGCGGAGGACCTGGCTTACATCATCTATACGTCGGGCTCGACCGGTAAGCCGAAGGGCGTGATGGTGAGCCACGGGAATGTGGCTCGGCTGTTTAGTGCGACGGATGGCTGGTTTCACTTTGACGAGAACGATGTGTGGACGATGTTTCATTCGTTCTCGTTCGACTTCAGCGTGTGGGAGATGTGGGGGCCGCTGCTGACGGGTGGGAGGCTGGTGATTGTGCCGTTTGGGGTGAGCCGGTCGCCGGAAGACTTTTATGCTCTGCTGGCGGATGAAGGTGTGACGGTGCTGAACCAGACGCCGTCTGCGTTCAACCTGCTGGTGCAGGCTGAGGGGCGTGTGGGTCGCAAACCTCTGGCGCTGCGGACGGTGATCTTCGGCGGGGAGGCTTTGAATCTGCGGGCGCTGAAGCCGTGGTTCGAGCGACATGGGGATCAACGGCCTGAGCTGGTGAATATGTACGGGATTACCGAGACGACGGTGCATGTGACGTATCGGCGAATCACTGCGGAGGATGCGGAGCGGGAGACGGACAGCCTGATCGGTGAGGCGATTCCGGATCTGCAACTTCATCTGCTGGATGGGGAGTTGAAGCCTGTGGCGGTGGGGGAGACGGGCGAGATCTGTGTCGGTGGGGCGGGAGTGGCGCTGGGCTATTTGAATCGGGCTGAGCTTACGGCGGAACGATTTGTCGATGATCCGTTTGTAAGTGGGGGTGTCAGCGGAGCGAAGATGTATCGGTCTGGTGATCTTGCGAAGCGGCGTGAGGATGGGGAGCTTGTTTACATGGGGCGGGCTGACCGGCAGGTGAAGGTGAATGGGTTCAGGATCGAACTGGGCGAGATTGAGGCTGCGCTGGTGGAATTCGCGGGTGTGGCGCAGGCTTGCGTTGTGCCTTTGATGGGGGACGGTGGGGTTCAACGGCTGGCGGCTTACTTTGTTGCGGCGAGTGTGGATGTGGATGCGAAGACGGTGAGCAAGTGGCTTGCGGAGCGGCTGCCGGTGCATATGCGGCCGGCGTTCTACACGGCAGTAACGGGTATACCACTGAATGGGAATGGGAAGGTGGATCGTGATGCTCTACCTTTACCGGAAGCGATGACCTCTTCCCTTCCTGATGCGCCGCGGCTGGCGCCGGGTTCGAGCATGGAAGAGCACGTTGCTGCGATCTGGAGGCAGGTTCTGAAGACGCAGGCTGTGGGGATGGACGATAACTTCTTCGATATTGGCGGAAGCTCGTTAATGTTGATTGGGGTTCGGAGTGCGCTTGCGGAGGAGCTGAAGAGGGCGATTCCGATTACGTGGATGTTTGAGTGCACGACGGTGCGTACGCTGGCGGCGCGGTTGGGTGCGGGGCGTGAGACGGTGACGGCGGATGCTGGGAATGCGGCCGATAAGGCTCGGAGGCAGCGTGATTCGTTTGCGCGAGCCAAGGCTTTGAGGAGTGTGGCTCGGTGA